The following proteins come from a genomic window of Rhodohalobacter sp. 614A:
- a CDS encoding DEAD/DEAH box helicase produces the protein MNIKELIRQAKSALESEIETVREKPSTEILFNGELVNSGVGDYADYSFECHQPSIRFAEEIKATIDEKDWSIHPVSFEEKTVVLRFPEKIGTAIEKVDLEWENDFVLKRTLSELDKLHDKKEDASKRLERLFNPAEEIIPSNGEIIHDEKRNEAQADAIEKAMKCRSLFIWGPPGTGKTDTLGYIIANYLAQGKKVLFASNTNRAVDVGLLSALHALDQIEAHINQNRITRFGDAVLDHDRLDSYQFSVQIEETHQKKKEEAGEWIDLLSRREAALRSVEKRLQNGKQPTSNQELELKLIDQKLEDAGGRDQLETKIEELTQISDRKELWKKQLVATTLAKVCTSDLFHDLEFDAVVVDEGSMANLPYLMVLASHAKWHMVVVGDPMQLPPIALTSDQESRDFLEKDIFTTVANAGSSEDLFAWHDNHPEFTSFFDTQYRLESSLADIISTVFYEGRLKTGKLKKASLSELSDRAFHLVDTSKYRPVLEQKSGERGFKPVNLIHQSVIERLAKNMQGRGIFMEQVGIIVPFRSVVYDLRNRLYDAGIRNVEVGTIHTFQGREKDYIIFDTVMSGEEQRGRTRHYSVRPFDEEKNGMSVPRLLNVAFSRSRKELVVIADMNHINKMYGNKFLGRLLGRMV, from the coding sequence ATGAACATCAAGGAACTGATCCGCCAAGCGAAGTCTGCTCTGGAATCGGAGATTGAAACCGTCCGGGAAAAACCATCCACCGAAATTTTGTTTAATGGAGAGCTTGTGAATAGCGGCGTGGGTGATTACGCGGATTATAGTTTTGAATGTCATCAGCCCTCAATACGATTTGCAGAAGAGATTAAAGCTACCATTGATGAAAAGGACTGGTCGATTCATCCGGTTTCGTTTGAAGAAAAAACTGTCGTGCTGAGATTCCCCGAAAAAATCGGGACAGCCATCGAAAAGGTGGATTTGGAATGGGAGAATGATTTTGTACTGAAACGGACACTTTCTGAGCTTGACAAACTGCACGATAAAAAAGAGGACGCGTCAAAACGGCTGGAGAGACTTTTTAATCCGGCAGAGGAAATTATTCCGTCGAATGGTGAAATCATTCATGACGAGAAGAGGAATGAAGCTCAGGCAGATGCCATTGAAAAGGCGATGAAATGCAGGTCGCTTTTTATCTGGGGCCCGCCCGGTACGGGTAAAACCGATACACTTGGATATATCATAGCCAATTATTTGGCTCAGGGTAAAAAAGTACTGTTTGCATCCAATACCAATCGCGCGGTAGATGTGGGATTGTTGAGTGCTCTCCATGCATTGGACCAAATTGAAGCGCATATCAACCAAAATAGGATTACACGGTTTGGTGATGCAGTGCTGGATCATGATAGGCTTGATTCCTACCAGTTTTCAGTTCAAATCGAAGAAACCCATCAGAAGAAAAAAGAAGAAGCTGGTGAATGGATTGACCTGTTGAGCCGAAGAGAGGCGGCATTAAGATCTGTTGAGAAACGACTTCAAAACGGGAAACAACCAACATCGAACCAGGAACTGGAATTGAAGTTGATTGACCAGAAGCTGGAAGATGCCGGTGGGAGAGATCAGCTTGAGACAAAGATTGAAGAACTGACTCAAATCAGTGACCGAAAAGAGCTTTGGAAAAAGCAGTTGGTTGCTACGACTCTTGCCAAAGTTTGTACGTCCGACCTCTTTCACGATCTTGAATTTGATGCCGTGGTGGTAGACGAAGGCTCGATGGCAAATTTACCTTATTTGATGGTGCTGGCGTCGCACGCCAAATGGCATATGGTGGTGGTGGGTGACCCCATGCAGTTGCCGCCGATTGCATTGACATCGGACCAGGAATCCCGCGATTTTCTTGAGAAGGATATTTTTACAACCGTTGCTAATGCAGGTAGCAGCGAAGATCTTTTTGCATGGCATGACAATCACCCGGAATTCACTTCATTTTTTGATACGCAGTATCGGTTGGAGTCGTCACTCGCAGATATCATCAGTACGGTTTTTTATGAAGGGCGGCTCAAAACAGGAAAACTGAAAAAAGCTTCGCTGAGTGAGCTTTCCGACCGGGCCTTTCACTTGGTGGATACCTCAAAATACAGACCGGTTTTAGAACAGAAATCGGGTGAGAGAGGATTTAAACCGGTGAATTTGATTCATCAAAGTGTGATAGAACGGCTCGCTAAAAACATGCAAGGGCGTGGCATTTTTATGGAGCAGGTTGGGATTATCGTGCCGTTTCGAAGTGTGGTTTATGATTTGAGAAATCGACTTTATGATGCCGGAATACGAAATGTAGAAGTCGGCACGATCCACACTTTCCAGGGACGTGAAAAGGATTACATCATTTTTGATACGGTAATGAGCGGAGAAGAACAGAGAGGCCGGACAAGACATTATTCAGTGCGCCCGTTTGATGAAGAGAAAAATGGTATGAGCGTACCACGTCTTTTAAATGTTGCCTTCTCCCGAAGCCGGAAAGAGTTGGTTGTGATTGCCGATATGAATCACATCAACAAAATGTATGGGAATAAGTTTTTGGGGCGGTTGTTAGGGAGGATGGTTTAA
- the hemF gene encoding oxygen-dependent coproporphyrinogen oxidase translates to MKTQFITYIQNLQNEICSSFEEIDGQSTFREDNWDREGGGGGKTRVIEKGTVFEKGGVNISTVYGELPDPIKKHFNVDGGWFWAGGISLVIHPKSPMIPTVHANFRYFELYDDEDMTNQVDGWFGGGADLTPYYLFEEDARYFHQTYKSVCDKHGEDLYPNFKQQCDEYFFNTHRGEARGIGGLFFDYLRADDKRSLQDWHAFVEDTGKVFLDSYIPIVKKRMDKKYGEEERYWQEIRRGRYVEFNLIHDRGTLFGLKTRGRIESILMSLPPEVRWDYDYNPQEGSREEELIEVLKNPKEWV, encoded by the coding sequence ATAAAAACACAATTCATAACCTACATCCAAAACCTGCAGAACGAGATCTGTTCTTCTTTTGAGGAAATTGATGGACAATCAACGTTCCGTGAGGATAACTGGGACCGCGAGGGCGGCGGTGGCGGTAAAACCCGTGTCATCGAAAAAGGAACCGTATTTGAAAAAGGCGGTGTGAATATTTCTACCGTTTATGGTGAGCTTCCCGATCCCATCAAAAAGCATTTCAATGTAGATGGCGGTTGGTTCTGGGCCGGGGGAATTTCACTGGTGATTCATCCCAAAAGCCCAATGATTCCAACTGTACACGCCAATTTCCGTTATTTCGAATTGTATGATGATGAAGATATGACAAACCAGGTGGATGGATGGTTTGGCGGCGGTGCGGATTTAACGCCATACTATTTGTTTGAAGAAGATGCCCGGTACTTTCATCAAACGTACAAAAGTGTTTGTGATAAGCATGGCGAGGATCTGTATCCAAATTTTAAGCAACAGTGTGACGAGTATTTCTTCAATACACATCGTGGTGAAGCCAGGGGAATTGGCGGACTCTTCTTCGATTATCTTCGTGCTGATGACAAACGAAGTCTTCAAGATTGGCACGCTTTTGTTGAAGACACAGGTAAAGTTTTTCTCGATTCATACATTCCAATCGTAAAAAAGAGAATGGACAAGAAGTATGGTGAAGAAGAACGATACTGGCAGGAAATTCGTCGCGGCCGATATGTCGAGTTTAATCTTATTCACGACCGCGGAACGCTTTTCGGTTTAAAAACCCGTGGACGAATAGAATCCATTTTGATGAGTTTACCACCGGAAGTTCGATGGGATTATGATTACAATCCTCAAGAAGGAAGTCGTGAGGAAGAATTGATTGAGGTTTTGAAAAATCCGAAGGAATGGGTTTAA
- the hemE gene encoding uroporphyrinogen decarboxylase, with amino-acid sequence MSQTFPPLKNDLFLRALKGKDVERPPVWMMRQAGRYLPQYMKLREKYSFFERVETPELACEITIQPIDELEPDAAIIFSDILTIPQALGIDVDLVPGKGPVMGNPIKTVDDAFSILAEDVPKKLQHVMDAITLTRKELNGRVPLIGFGGAPWTLFCYMVQGEGSRNFDKAKAFLTQQPDASRHVMKELTKATIDYLKAQITAGAQAIQVFDSWAGILSPDDFNEWSLPYLMEISNAIKEVPVIVFAKGAWYALERLAFKSGASALGLDWTISPEFAREKTRNNVTLQGNFDPTHLLGPIKDIELKTKRMIDRFGTQRYITNLGHGILPNVPVDHARAFVETVKNYKSEP; translated from the coding sequence ATGAGCCAGACATTTCCCCCACTTAAAAATGATCTGTTTCTTCGGGCTTTAAAGGGTAAAGATGTTGAACGTCCTCCCGTTTGGATGATGCGCCAGGCAGGGCGTTATCTACCTCAGTATATGAAACTGCGGGAGAAATACTCCTTTTTTGAGCGTGTTGAGACTCCCGAACTCGCTTGTGAAATCACCATTCAACCCATTGATGAGCTGGAACCGGATGCAGCGATCATCTTTTCGGATATTTTGACGATCCCACAAGCACTGGGAATTGATGTTGATCTGGTCCCCGGTAAAGGGCCGGTAATGGGAAATCCCATCAAAACCGTAGATGACGCTTTTTCTATTCTTGCCGAAGACGTTCCAAAGAAGTTGCAGCATGTGATGGATGCCATCACACTTACCCGAAAAGAACTCAATGGACGAGTTCCTTTAATCGGTTTTGGCGGCGCTCCGTGGACGCTATTTTGTTATATGGTTCAGGGTGAAGGCTCACGGAATTTTGACAAAGCAAAAGCTTTCCTGACTCAACAACCGGATGCTTCCCGCCATGTGATGAAAGAACTCACAAAAGCCACCATTGACTATTTAAAAGCACAAATAACCGCTGGCGCACAAGCTATACAGGTCTTTGATTCCTGGGCGGGGATCTTGAGCCCTGACGATTTTAACGAGTGGTCTCTTCCCTACCTCATGGAAATTTCAAATGCCATTAAGGAAGTGCCTGTCATTGTGTTTGCCAAAGGAGCTTGGTATGCGCTGGAACGGCTTGCTTTCAAAAGCGGCGCTTCTGCACTGGGCCTCGACTGGACCATCTCTCCTGAATTTGCACGCGAAAAAACAAGAAACAACGTAACCCTGCAAGGGAATTTTGATCCAACGCATTTGCTGGGACCCATCAAAGACATTGAGTTGAAAACCAAGCGCATGATTGACCGGTTTGGAACTCAACGATACATCACCAATTTGGGTCATGGAATACTACCGAATGTGCCGGTTGATCACGCAAGGGCTTTTGTTGAAACGGTGAAGAATTACAAAAGTGAACCGTGA
- a CDS encoding uroporphyrinogen-III synthase, which translates to MNQPLDIFATRELTDEQIEYAEKLGLNVVIEPAIEIEFREDWFAIEMTFKSTKKPVIALTSQNAVKAIEFFQSTGGKIPKDATFYAVGKKTAETIEKLGFKAIVPEQQNGVGLAEKIAEDFSKMKDSEKPTVLHFCGDKRRDEFRQFLSDSDVHVRDMVVYNTILKNMRLPNHKTDGILFYSPSAVQAFRDSGGFWNKNLPELFAIGETTAEELSIETGKHVHVSPEPNTKDLLQHVADVLNKEKTEVLS; encoded by the coding sequence ATGAATCAACCACTTGATATTTTTGCAACCCGCGAACTGACAGACGAACAAATTGAATATGCTGAAAAACTCGGCCTTAATGTTGTCATTGAACCCGCTATTGAGATTGAATTCCGGGAAGATTGGTTCGCAATTGAAATGACATTTAAATCAACAAAGAAACCGGTTATCGCTTTAACCAGCCAGAATGCAGTAAAAGCAATAGAATTTTTCCAAAGTACGGGTGGTAAAATCCCCAAAGACGCCACCTTTTATGCCGTTGGCAAAAAAACAGCAGAAACAATCGAAAAGCTTGGATTTAAAGCCATTGTGCCCGAGCAACAAAATGGAGTAGGCTTGGCCGAAAAAATTGCTGAAGATTTCTCTAAAATGAAGGATTCAGAAAAACCGACCGTTCTCCACTTCTGCGGAGACAAACGGCGTGATGAATTCCGCCAGTTTTTAAGCGATTCTGACGTTCATGTAAGAGACATGGTGGTTTACAATACCATTTTGAAAAACATGCGGCTTCCGAATCATAAAACTGATGGAATTCTTTTTTACAGCCCAAGCGCCGTGCAGGCCTTTCGCGACAGTGGTGGCTTTTGGAACAAGAACCTTCCTGAACTTTTTGCCATTGGGGAAACAACAGCCGAAGAGCTTAGCATCGAAACAGGCAAGCATGTTCATGTATCGCCGGAACCAAACACGAAGGATCTCCTGCAACATGTTGCAGACGTGCTGAATAAAGAGAAGACTGAAGTTCTCTCTTGA
- the hemC gene encoding hydroxymethylbilane synthase, protein MNNPIRIGTRDSQLATWQAQTVSNKLQEAGHSTEIIFVKSEGDLDLTTPLPEMGGKGVFTKALDDALLANKIDLAVHSYKDLPTENPLPLKIAAVLEREDPRDSLVSPKGTDFLDDDSIEAVIATSSNRRKAQWLHRYPNHTITNIRGNVNTRLRKVEENEWQGAIFAAAGLKRINLDHHISEYLDWMVPAPAQGAMAVMIREDDAEAYSVVSELNHTETALCTSIERELLNEMEAGCSAPVGAFAWIDGNDLILHAVALKTDGTLQYDIELKIPSDQAEGLGRKAARELLEQGADKLVQEMKE, encoded by the coding sequence ATGAATAATCCCATCCGAATTGGAACACGGGACAGTCAACTCGCCACCTGGCAGGCACAAACCGTTTCCAACAAATTACAAGAAGCCGGACATTCTACAGAAATTATTTTTGTGAAGAGCGAAGGAGATCTGGATCTGACTACTCCTCTACCGGAAATGGGCGGAAAAGGAGTCTTCACCAAAGCTTTAGATGATGCTCTTCTCGCCAATAAAATTGATTTGGCCGTTCATTCCTACAAAGATTTACCCACAGAAAATCCGCTCCCGTTAAAAATTGCGGCTGTATTAGAACGGGAAGATCCGCGGGATTCACTTGTATCTCCAAAAGGAACAGATTTTTTGGATGATGATTCCATCGAAGCCGTGATTGCCACAAGCAGTAACCGACGGAAAGCGCAATGGCTTCATCGCTATCCGAATCATACCATCACAAATATCCGCGGAAATGTGAATACCCGCCTTCGGAAAGTTGAAGAAAACGAGTGGCAGGGTGCTATTTTTGCCGCAGCCGGTTTAAAGCGAATCAATTTAGACCATCATATATCCGAATACCTGGACTGGATGGTTCCTGCACCTGCACAAGGCGCTATGGCCGTCATGATCAGAGAAGACGATGCTGAAGCGTATTCCGTGGTCTCAGAACTCAATCATACCGAAACAGCTCTTTGTACCAGTATTGAACGGGAATTGCTCAACGAAATGGAAGCCGGATGCAGTGCACCTGTCGGAGCATTTGCCTGGATTGATGGAAATGATCTTATCCTCCATGCTGTTGCATTGAAGACAGATGGAACTTTACAGTACGATATTGAACTTAAAATTCCTTCAGACCAGGCTGAGGGCCTGGGACGAAAAGCCGCCCGAGAACTATTGGAACAGGGCGCAGACAAACTGGTACAAGAAATGAAGGAGTAG
- the hemA gene encoding glutamyl-tRNA reductase, producing MVHPTVQDFIAIGINHWDAPVEIREKFSLDTERKELMLQGSRREGIESMFIVSTCNRTEVFAQNATANEVIRLLTTYSHGTLNEFHRYGFELEGERAIRHLFKVATGLDSQILGDLQIVKQVKEGYEYSATQEMISGELHRLIQHVFRAHKRSRNETSLGHGAATVAYAAVKFATRTFDNLTDKNILLVGTGKIGKVTCKNLVNLGAGKLTLINRTRDRAEFVAEKFNLEVADIDDLPEQIAEADLVIVATGAETPIIKLEHMKPSIGQPRFKIMLDLSVPRNIDPEVSSLEFVDVANMDMLSDVTDEAYKKRQEEIPLVKKIIEDEFANYKLWLDEQRVVPTIKALTQKFENIREDELEFFRNKIETDDFDKIDNLTRRIVNKLAAYSIEHLRNHYQSDDVADMVKQMFKLESKNGHE from the coding sequence ATGGTTCATCCAACCGTTCAGGATTTTATAGCTATTGGGATCAATCACTGGGATGCTCCTGTAGAAATACGAGAGAAATTCAGCCTTGACACAGAACGAAAAGAGTTGATGCTTCAGGGCTCGAGACGCGAAGGTATTGAAAGCATGTTTATCGTCTCGACATGTAACCGCACTGAAGTTTTTGCCCAAAACGCTACGGCCAATGAGGTCATTCGTTTATTAACAACCTACAGCCACGGCACTCTCAATGAATTTCACAGGTACGGATTTGAATTGGAAGGCGAGCGGGCCATCCGGCACCTTTTTAAAGTAGCCACCGGGCTCGATTCTCAAATCCTGGGCGATCTGCAGATCGTAAAACAAGTGAAGGAAGGCTATGAATATTCCGCCACCCAGGAAATGATTTCAGGAGAATTGCACAGGCTCATTCAGCACGTATTCCGCGCTCACAAACGCTCCCGAAACGAAACTTCCCTGGGGCACGGAGCCGCAACCGTTGCTTATGCCGCCGTTAAGTTTGCCACCCGAACGTTTGATAATCTTACAGACAAAAATATTCTTCTCGTAGGCACGGGAAAAATTGGTAAAGTTACCTGTAAGAACCTGGTTAACCTTGGTGCGGGCAAACTCACGTTGATCAACCGTACGCGTGACCGCGCCGAATTTGTAGCTGAGAAATTTAACCTTGAAGTAGCCGACATTGACGATCTTCCCGAACAAATTGCAGAGGCCGATCTTGTGATTGTGGCTACAGGCGCAGAGACACCAATTATTAAGCTGGAGCATATGAAACCTTCCATCGGCCAGCCGAGATTCAAAATTATGCTGGATTTGTCCGTACCCCGAAATATTGATCCGGAAGTTTCCTCGCTTGAATTTGTAGATGTGGCCAATATGGATATGCTCAGTGATGTAACGGACGAAGCATACAAAAAAAGGCAGGAAGAAATTCCACTGGTGAAGAAGATTATTGAAGACGAGTTTGCAAATTATAAACTCTGGCTCGATGAGCAACGGGTTGTACCCACGATTAAGGCGCTTACCCAAAAATTCGAAAATATTCGCGAAGATGAACTGGAGTTCTTCCGAAATAAAATTGAAACCGACGATTTTGATAAAATTGACAATTTGACTCGCCGAATCGTGAACAAATTGGCTGCATATAGCATTGAACATTTAAGAAACCATTATCAATCAGATGATGTTGCCGATATGGTAAAACAAATGTTCAAACTCGAGTCGAAAAACGGTCATGAATAA
- the hemH gene encoding ferrochelatase, with protein MKIGVVLMNLGGPTNEDNVRIFLKNLFSDEDIIKLGGGTAQNIFANLISKFRAPNVAEDYKEINGCPKGCTGSKYCFNKQNKVVSECCSPINGLTERQRRSLRKYFKKNVPDVDVKVYTCMRYWLPFADTIMDEMVEDGITHAVLMPLYPQFSWTTTGSSFRDWETVAKEKFPNGKKPWQEFHVKNYHRNENYLKAINDRIDQALSEMDEETRQKTHFIFSAHGTPLLEVRSGDPYTVEIKETVEAVMDRRDDKNSYWLSFQSKVGPQKWTQPNTENLVRRHLEYGIKNFLMIPIAFVTDHIETLYELGVELVENLEGEGFIFENMKVMDGLNDHPDFIKALAEETVNCLKHEIKTDVFSDSKESQKVVNV; from the coding sequence ATGAAAATTGGTGTTGTCTTGATGAATCTGGGAGGTCCCACAAATGAAGATAATGTGAGAATCTTCCTGAAAAATCTGTTCAGCGATGAAGATATCATCAAGCTGGGTGGTGGCACTGCACAAAATATTTTTGCCAACCTGATCTCAAAATTCCGTGCCCCGAACGTGGCCGAAGATTACAAAGAAATTAACGGCTGCCCGAAAGGTTGTACAGGCAGCAAATATTGCTTCAACAAACAAAACAAAGTTGTATCAGAGTGTTGTTCTCCAATCAACGGATTGACGGAAAGACAGCGGCGTTCTCTCAGAAAATATTTCAAAAAAAATGTGCCGGATGTTGATGTAAAAGTGTACACCTGTATGAGATATTGGCTGCCTTTTGCCGATACAATCATGGATGAAATGGTTGAAGATGGAATTACACACGCTGTTCTTATGCCTCTCTATCCCCAATTTTCCTGGACAACCACCGGAAGCAGTTTCCGCGACTGGGAAACCGTGGCTAAAGAAAAGTTCCCGAACGGGAAAAAACCATGGCAGGAATTTCATGTAAAGAATTACCACCGGAATGAGAACTATTTAAAAGCGATCAATGACCGGATTGATCAGGCTCTTTCCGAGATGGATGAAGAGACCCGTCAAAAAACGCACTTCATTTTCAGCGCTCACGGAACCCCGCTTCTTGAAGTTCGCAGCGGAGATCCGTACACCGTTGAAATCAAGGAAACGGTGGAAGCTGTTATGGATCGGCGGGATGATAAAAATTCTTACTGGCTCAGTTTTCAATCGAAAGTCGGCCCCCAAAAATGGACTCAACCAAATACTGAAAATCTCGTGCGACGACATTTGGAATATGGAATCAAAAACTTTTTGATGATTCCGATTGCCTTTGTAACCGATCACATTGAAACGTTATATGAACTGGGTGTGGAGCTCGTCGAAAATCTGGAAGGAGAGGGATTTATATTTGAAAATATGAAAGTGATGGATGGCCTCAACGATCATCCCGATTTTATTAAAGCATTAGCTGAAGAAACCGTAAATTGCTTAAAACACGAGATCAAAACAGACGTTTTTTCAGACAGTAAGGAATCACAAAAAGTTGTTAACGTTTAG
- a CDS encoding sensor histidine kinase — protein MSIRSKLAWTFILLLIFGITAISSYSILFIRNYLLDQGERQLLNDSEWLAITIQNLQVDGNFETNLNEAARTSGYHLAIYDSDGRIYAEVPYNAEMRAEESLPDSLTQRLRQTDDVLLNDNPESEQFITFTHLEGTENPAEYLRVSIFKDQVYAPIKTIRWIIYTGMFISIGLVIVVSILFSRYISQPILELESTARDIAEGNTNQTLNLDRKDEFGTLADSLNRMADRLRADNLELKRMYQKQSQFFADIAHEIRNPLHTISGALEMLEMHELDEDMKKKYIKTASRQTHRINRLFKDLVTLQRYDSDDHFIEKKPFDLQLMVSMMKEMLEPEAQEKGLSLKCDNEPNRVFGDPDKIEQVLENLVSNAIKFTSEGSVQINTRTEGNSVIVEVEDTGIGISKEHLDRLFDRFYRTDKARSRDKGGTGLGLAVVKGILNAHGTEIHVESEPGMGSKFWFRLERVNA, from the coding sequence ATGAGTATCCGCTCGAAACTTGCCTGGACGTTTATTCTTCTGCTCATTTTTGGGATTACAGCCATCAGCAGTTACTCTATTCTTTTTATCCGCAATTATCTGTTGGATCAGGGTGAACGCCAGCTCCTTAACGATTCGGAATGGCTGGCTATAACCATCCAAAATTTACAAGTTGACGGGAATTTCGAAACCAATCTGAATGAAGCCGCACGCACGTCGGGATATCATCTTGCCATTTATGATTCTGATGGAAGAATTTATGCTGAGGTACCTTACAATGCAGAAATGAGGGCCGAGGAGTCATTGCCAGATTCGCTGACTCAAAGGCTTCGGCAAACTGACGATGTTCTTCTGAATGATAATCCCGAGTCGGAACAATTTATCACATTTACCCATCTGGAGGGAACTGAGAATCCTGCCGAATATTTGAGGGTAAGCATTTTTAAAGACCAGGTTTATGCCCCCATCAAAACCATTCGGTGGATTATTTATACCGGCATGTTTATCTCGATCGGGCTGGTCATCGTTGTTAGCATTTTGTTTTCCAGATACATTTCCCAACCCATTCTTGAGCTCGAATCCACCGCCCGGGATATAGCAGAAGGCAATACAAATCAAACACTGAACCTGGACCGAAAAGACGAATTTGGAACGTTGGCCGATTCCCTGAACCGGATGGCCGACCGCCTTCGCGCTGACAACCTGGAACTGAAACGTATGTACCAAAAACAGAGCCAGTTTTTTGCAGATATCGCGCATGAAATCCGAAATCCACTTCATACAATCTCCGGTGCACTTGAAATGCTGGAGATGCATGAACTTGATGAGGATATGAAGAAAAAGTATATCAAAACGGCATCGCGTCAAACACACCGCATCAACCGGCTGTTTAAAGATTTGGTCACACTTCAAAGATATGATTCTGATGACCATTTCATCGAGAAAAAGCCATTTGATCTGCAGCTCATGGTCAGCATGATGAAGGAGATGCTGGAGCCGGAAGCCCAGGAAAAAGGACTTTCTTTAAAATGCGACAACGAACCGAATCGTGTGTTTGGCGACCCCGATAAAATTGAGCAGGTTCTGGAAAATCTGGTATCAAACGCAATCAAATTCACTTCGGAAGGGTCGGTTCAGATCAACACCCGAACTGAAGGAAACTCTGTGATTGTTGAAGTGGAAGATACCGGGATCGGAATCTCAAAAGAACATCTCGATCGGTTATTCGACCGTTTCTACCGCACCGACAAAGCACGATCAAGAGATAAGGGCGGCACCGGTTTGGGGTTGGCTGTTGTGAAGGGCATCTTAAACGCACACGGCACGGAAATTCATGTAGAGAGTGAACCCGGTATGGGATCGAAGTTCTGGTTCCGGCTTGAACGGGTGAACGCATGA
- a CDS encoding response regulator transcription factor, with the protein MILKHTILLVEDEVEPAEMLANYLEMDDYNVLLAHDGRKALDLIDKHASDIHIAVLDIMVPYVNGKEICSVIRKHPVLGDIPVIFLTAKDKEKDEIEGLELGADDYISKPASLKLVKAHIESLLRRQQPQTSKWIHHGDLLLDTNGKDLYHKDQRIDLTSTEYSLIELFFQNPKRVYSRQEILEHIGGDDKFVFDRTVDVHIKNLRLKLGDAADMIKTYRGIGYGLNRDLLTV; encoded by the coding sequence ATGATTCTGAAACACACCATATTATTGGTAGAAGATGAGGTAGAACCTGCAGAAATGTTGGCCAACTATCTTGAAATGGATGACTACAATGTATTGCTTGCACATGATGGGAGAAAAGCACTCGATTTGATCGATAAACATGCCAGCGATATTCATATTGCCGTGCTCGACATTATGGTTCCATACGTCAACGGAAAAGAAATTTGTAGTGTCATTCGCAAACATCCCGTGCTGGGTGATATTCCCGTAATTTTCCTTACGGCCAAGGATAAAGAAAAAGATGAAATTGAGGGATTAGAACTCGGGGCCGATGACTACATCTCCAAACCGGCCAGCCTGAAACTCGTGAAGGCACATATTGAATCTCTGTTGAGGCGCCAACAGCCTCAAACCAGCAAATGGATTCATCACGGAGACCTTCTTCTGGACACTAATGGCAAAGATCTCTACCATAAAGATCAACGTATTGACCTGACGTCTACCGAATACTCGCTGATTGAACTCTTTTTCCAAAACCCTAAACGTGTTTACAGCCGCCAGGAAATCCTGGAGCATATTGGTGGTGATGACAAGTTTGTTTTCGACCGTACAGTGGACGTTCATATCAAAAATCTGCGGCTTAAATTGGGCGATGCTGCCGATATGATAAAAACCTACCGGGGAATTGGTTATGGGCTGAACCGGGACCTGCTGACTGTTTAA